The Macrobrachium nipponense isolate FS-2020 chromosome 1, ASM1510439v2, whole genome shotgun sequence genome includes a window with the following:
- the LOC135219097 gene encoding gastrula zinc finger protein XlCGF57.1-like has protein sequence MEVDKSPSLLLIKEEKENLEEGLTENTGEGSSLADPFLEVKAEPEFFDSGEFDVNCSSQSIKYEEGSSPSCADKSGKEKICIAEENRHLGRSNTAGKQITCAECQKTFSYMCHLKSHMRTHTGEKPHTCSICQRSFSQSSNLTKHMRSHTGDKPYTCSVCQRSFTRLSLLKNHMRTHTGEKPYTCSVCQRNFTQLSHLKLHVRTHTGEKPHTCSICQRSFSQSTNLTKHMRTHTGEKPYTCSVCPRSFTHLPSLKCHMRTHMGEKLYSCSICQRSFTLLPNLKNHMKTHMGEKSFTCSTCQRSFSRLCALIRHIRTHTGEKPYSCSICQRSFSDSGNLKNHMRTHTGEKPFTCSICQRSFTQLTHLKTHMRTHTGEKPYTCSVCQKSFSDSGNLTKHQKTHA, from the coding sequence ATGGAAGTTGATAAATCGCCATCATTGCTGTTaatcaaagaagagaaggagaatttAGAGGAGGGTCTAACAGAAAACACAGGGGAAGGCTCCTCACTTGCAGACCCCTTcttagaagtcaaggcagaaccAGAATTTTTTGACAGTGGTGAATTTGATGTGAACTGCTCATCCCAGTCTATTAAATACGAGGAGGGCAGCTCTCCAAGCTGTGCTGATAAAAGTGGAAAGGAAAAGATCTGTATTGCAGAAGAAAATAGACATTTGGGTAGAAGCAACACAGCAGGGAAGCAAATAACTTGTGCTGAATGCCAAAAGACATTTTCATACATGTGCCACTTGAAAtcccacatgagaactcatacaggagagaaaccacaTACTTGCTcaatatgtcaaagaagtttttctcaatcaTCTAATCTCACTAAACACATGAGATCTCATACGGGAGATAAACCATATAcctgctctgtatgtcaaagaagttttactcgtttatcacttttaaaaaatcacatgagaactcatacgggagagaaaccatatacttgctctgtatgtcaaagaaaTTTTACTCAATTATCTCATTTAAAATTACATgtgagaactcatacgggagagaaaccacatacttgctctatatgtcaaagaagtttttctcaatcaactaatctcacaaaacacatgagaactcatacaggagagaaaccatatacttgctctgtatgtccaAGAAGTTTTACTCACTTACCTAGTCTCAAatgtcacatgagaactcatatgGGAGAAAAACTTTATAGTtgttctatatgtcaaagaagttttactCTATTAcctaatttaaaaaatcacatgaAAACTCATATGGGAGAGAAATCATTTACTTGCTCaacatgtcaaagaagtttttctcgtCTATGTGCTCTCATAAGACACAtaagaactcatacaggagagaagcctTATAGTTGCTCTATATGTCAGAGAAGTTTTTCTGATTCAGGTAATCTCAAaaatcacatgagaactcatacgggagagaaaccatttacttgctctatatgtcaaagaagttttactcaattaactcatttaaaaactcacatgagaactcatacaggagagaaaccatatacatgctctgtatgtcaaaaaagtttttctgatTCAGGTAATCTCACAAAACACCAGAAAACTCATGCATGA